A window of Maioricimonas rarisocia genomic DNA:
GATACCCCTGCTTCGCCAGCAGCATCACCGCGATGCTCCCCACGCCGCCGGTCGCACCGGTGACGACCACTTCTCCACGTTCGGGAGTGATTCCCTGCAGCTGAATCGCCTGCACACACTGAGCCGCGGTGAATCCCGCGGTCCCGAGCGTCATCGCTTCGCGGGAGGTCATCCCGTCGGGCAGCGGCACAACCCATTCGGCGGGGACGCGAACATACTCGGCCCAGCCGCCCCAGCGCTCCACTCCCAATCCGTGGCCCGTCATGATCACTTCGTCGCCGCGGGAGAAGCGGGAGGAACTGCTCTCCTCCACCGTTCCCACACTGTCAATCCCGGGGATATGCGGGAACTTTTTCGTGATCCCCGGATGTCCGGTCGCCGCCATCGCATCCTTGTAGTTGACGGACGAAAACTCGACGCGGATCAGCACCTCACCGTCCGGCAGCTCGCGCACAGGACGTTCTTCAACGACCGTTTCGATCTGGTCCTTGCCCGTCTTGCAAACCATGAAGCCTTTAAAACGCTCGGGCATCATTTCTCTCCGCCAGTCTCAGCATGCAGTGTCGGTAACGTCTACGACTCGTCGGTGCCCGCTCCACTCTCACCATTCCGCGGCGTGTGTCCCAGATGCTCGTCCAGGAAGCGATACGACTCGAACCGGACGGCCGGGGGAAAGTCGTGCTGGGCATTCGGGTAAACCACGCGGAGATTATTGGCTGCGTCGTACAGCTCGTAAACGCGTCGGGCCTTCGGAATCGCCTTCTCCACCCCCCGATAGTCGAAGTTCGAGTCGTGCAGCGGGGAATTCGAAAAGAACGGCCGCGGTGCCAGTGCGGCGACAAGTTCGTAGAAATCGAACGGGACACGATCGGGATCGAGGTCGTAGTCGGTCTTCAGGCTCGGCATGTACCGGTCGCTGGTCCAGCCGGCAATCTTGCCGCCGTAGTAGTCGTGAAACGGCGTCCACCCGCAGCTGGAGACAATCGCCTGCACCCGTTCGTCGAAGACGCCCAGAAAGATCGCGTTGTGTCCTCCCAGCGAATGGCCAATGGTTCCGATCTTCCCGCGGATCACGTCCTCCCGCTGCTGGAGCAGGTCGACGCACCGCATGTGATTCCAGATCCCCTTCATCGTTCCCGTACGGTAGCGATCATTCTCGAAGTCGTAGTCGGCCGAGTCCCCGAAGGAGATGTAGTCGGGGGCGATGACGACGTAGCCTCGCTCGGCAAGTTCCTTCCCGTAGGCCCGATTGGGCCGCTCGCTCTGCCCGTCGACGACTCCTTTGCCGATCCGGTGCGTCGGATGCAGCGCCACGATACCCGGCCGCGGATCGCCGGCAGAGGCACCCGCCGGGACGTAGAGATACGCCGTCAGCCGGTCCCCCGGCTCGGTGGTGAAGCGGACCGTCTGCCGCTCGTAGCCCTCACCCTGAACCGTTTCGAGAACTTCGATGTCGAGTGACGGCAGATTGTTGCGGTCCGGCAGCGGTCCGGTTGCCTCTTCCATCCCCTGCAGGATCTGCCGACGGCGGATCTCCCAGTCGCTCTTTGTGCGGACCGGCTGCTCGTTCCCTGCGTCATCGGCGTAGTGCAACAGCCGTTGGTGCGGCAGTTCGCCGGTCGGATCGGCGGCCGGCAGTGTCGAAGCGGCGAGACAGGCGAAACAGAGAGCTGGCAGCGGCAGCAGGCGGATCATGGCGGGCAGGTCCTGAAGGGACATCGGCAGGTCATTGCAGGAGCGGAGCGCGACGGCGATTCTTCGAACCGGATCAGACTCCGGAACAGATGGAGCTTCGCGCAGCGGTCTCGGTTCGTCAACTGAGCGATCGTGGTCCGGGGCTGGTACTGCGATGTGCATCGAAAGCCGACCGGACGCGTCCGGGGAGCAGTACGGTCGGCTGGGACTGGTCCCAGCACCTGCGCACGCCTGTAGACTGCAGCAGCCTGTCGGGCAGGCTCTGCCTGCCGCGAACCGTGGACAGCTGCCCCGCGGTGGGTGGCTGGGGTCGAGCCGCAGGCGAGCCCCCCAGTCCATGGGAGGCAGTACGAGGATCCGCTGGGCTGTGGTCCTGTCTCCAACGTTCGCACATCGAGGCCGCATTGAGACCGCCAGCATGATTCGGCACGTCGTCCGGCGCCCCAGCCACCACGCCGCCTCACGCGATGATCTCGTCGATCACGTGGCCGTGCACGTCGGTCAACCGGCGATCGATGCCGTTGTGCCGGACCGTCAGACGCTCGTGGTTGATTCCGAGCAGATGCAGCATCGTCGCGTGCACGTCATAGACCGTGGTGGGATGCAGCCGGTCGAGCGGCTTGTAGCCCCACTCGTCCGAGGGGCCGTACGTCGTCCCACCTCGAACGCCGCCGCCGCACAACCAGTTCGTGAAGCAGTACGGGTTGTGGTCGCGTCCCTTCGATCCCTGCGTCGAGGGCATGCGGCCGAACTCGGTCGTCCAGAGGATCAGTGTGTCATCCAGCAGACCGCGCTGCTTCAGATCCTTGATCAGCGCCGCCGTCCCTCGCGCCATGCCGCGAGCCAGCGGACCGTGATCCCGCTCGATGTCTTCGTGCGAATCCCAGTTCCGGCGGGGGAAACCGTTGTCGTTGCCGGACCAGATCTGCACAAACCGCACGCCCCGTTCGAGCAGCCGCCGGGCGGTCAGACACTTTCGCGAGAAGTAAACGGTCTCTTCGGCCGGATTGATCTCCGTTGGGAATTCGGAGGGAATCGAATCCAGACCGTACATCTCGAGGATATGCTTCGGCTCGCCGGAGATATCGAGGGCCTCCGGAGCGGCCAGTTGCATTCGTGCGGCGAGTTCGTAGCTGCGGATGCGGGCCTCCAGCCGCGAATCGCTGCCGCGGCCCGCCGCGTGGAGACTGTTGAGCGAATTCAGCACGTCCAGACCCGCAGCATCGGACTCGGCACGAACGAACGAATCGGGGGGAGCAAACAGGTCGGCGATCGGCGGGTTGCGATCGGGGTGGATGGCCGTCCCCTGGTGCCGGGCCGGCAGAAACGCAGAGCCCCAGTTCTTCGGTCCATTCGACGCAAAACCACGATGATCCGGCAGCACGACGAAGGTCGGCAGGTTCTCGTTGAGCGTTCCCAGCGCGTAGCTGACCCAGCAGCCGGCACCGGGATAGCCGGGCGTCTGAAAACCGGTCGCCTGCAGATACGTCGCCGCACTGTGCACGCCCGTCTTGCCGACCATGTTGTGAATAAATGCGATGTCATCGACGACGTCACCCAGGTCCGCCACGACGTCGCTGAGGTGTTTGCCGCTTTCGCCATACGGACGGAACGCAAACGGCGACTTCATCCACGGGCCGAGACCGTTCTGGAACGCTTCGACATGCTCGCCAAAGTCGGAGGGCTCGCCGTGATGCATTTCCAGAGCCGGCTTGTGGTCGAACAGATCGATGTGGCTGGCCGCTCCCGCCATAAACAGGTGGACGACCCGTTTGGCCCGGGGCGGATGATGCAGGACCTTCAGCTCTGCCCCGGCACCGACCTGAGAGAGGGCCGTATCGTCGGCGAGGAGACCGTTCTCCGCCAGCATTGCAGCGAGCGCCACGCCAGCGAACCCGCTGCCGACGTCCCACAGGAACCGCCGACGCGACGCCGGCGATGAGAGCGGCATCGAACTCGGATGCGATTGTTGAAACGGCTGCATGGCGTATCGGCTTTCGAAGTCGTTGATCAGTGCGCGACTGTTCGTTGGCACCAGGTCAGTCGACGAAGACGAACTCGTTCAGGTTCAGCAGCACACGGCAGACGTTCTCCAGACCGTGCTGTTCGCCATAGGATGTCAGGGCATCCAGTTCCTGTGGCTGCGGATCACGGGCCAGCGTCCGGCGGAAGGCCAGCGCGACCTGATCCGGCAGCGTTTTCTGTTCGGCCGCGACGCTTTCCGCAAAGCGACCGGCCATCGCGACCATCAGCTTGTTGTTGAGCAGGGCCAGCGCCTGTTGCGGTGTGAGCGTTTCGTTCCGCTTCTCCACCTGCATCGACGGGTCGGCACAGTCCAGCGTCGTCATGAACGGCTGCTGCTGAGACCGGACCAGGAAGCGATAGACCGCCCGCCGATGCGATCGGGGATCGTACGGATCGTGGAGATGGTACTCGTAGTGGGGCGAGTGCTGCGGCTTCTCGATGACGAAGTCCTGGAAGCCCGGCCCGTACATCTTCAGGTCGAGGCAGCCGCTTACCTGCAGCACGGCATCCCGGATTGCCTCCGCCTCGAGCCGACGGGGATTCATCCGCCACAGATACTGGTTATCGCCGTCAATACGTTCATTCGCGGCGACATCGTTTCCGGCCTCGGGGCGACTCGCCTGGCGGTACGTCGCGCTGCAGACGATCAGCCGGTGCAGGTGCTTGATCGACTCTCCGCCGCCCCGGAGCTCGCACGCCAGCCAGTC
This region includes:
- a CDS encoding YhdH/YhfP family quinone oxidoreductase, encoding MPERFKGFMVCKTGKDQIETVVEERPVRELPDGEVLIRVEFSSVNYKDAMAATGHPGITKKFPHIPGIDSVGTVEESSSSRFSRGDEVIMTGHGLGVERWGGWAEYVRVPAEWVVPLPDGMTSREAMTLGTAGFTAAQCVQAIQLQGITPERGEVVVTGATGGVGSIAVMLLAKQGYPVVAVTGKESRRDWLTELGATRVIDRSDASSDTDRPLLKTQWAGAVDTVGGNTLTTLVRSMEHRGCVAACGVVGGPELPLTVYPFILRGVTLAGIDSAWCPDDLRAEIWQRLATDWKLDGLDRLASETDLSGVGDVVQRMMQGENVGRVLVRPSA
- a CDS encoding alpha/beta hydrolase family protein; the protein is MIRLLPLPALCFACLAASTLPAADPTGELPHQRLLHYADDAGNEQPVRTKSDWEIRRRQILQGMEEATGPLPDRNNLPSLDIEVLETVQGEGYERQTVRFTTEPGDRLTAYLYVPAGASAGDPRPGIVALHPTHRIGKGVVDGQSERPNRAYGKELAERGYVVIAPDYISFGDSADYDFENDRYRTGTMKGIWNHMRCVDLLQQREDVIRGKIGTIGHSLGGHNAIFLGVFDERVQAIVSSCGWTPFHDYYGGKIAGWTSDRYMPSLKTDYDLDPDRVPFDFYELVAALAPRPFFSNSPLHDSNFDYRGVEKAIPKARRVYELYDAANNLRVVYPNAQHDFPPAVRFESYRFLDEHLGHTPRNGESGAGTDES
- a CDS encoding DUF1501 domain-containing protein yields the protein MPLSSPASRRRFLWDVGSGFAGVALAAMLAENGLLADDTALSQVGAGAELKVLHHPPRAKRVVHLFMAGAASHIDLFDHKPALEMHHGEPSDFGEHVEAFQNGLGPWMKSPFAFRPYGESGKHLSDVVADLGDVVDDIAFIHNMVGKTGVHSAATYLQATGFQTPGYPGAGCWVSYALGTLNENLPTFVVLPDHRGFASNGPKNWGSAFLPARHQGTAIHPDRNPPIADLFAPPDSFVRAESDAAGLDVLNSLNSLHAAGRGSDSRLEARIRSYELAARMQLAAPEALDISGEPKHILEMYGLDSIPSEFPTEINPAEETVYFSRKCLTARRLLERGVRFVQIWSGNDNGFPRRNWDSHEDIERDHGPLARGMARGTAALIKDLKQRGLLDDTLILWTTEFGRMPSTQGSKGRDHNPYCFTNWLCGGGVRGGTTYGPSDEWGYKPLDRLHPTTVYDVHATMLHLLGINHERLTVRHNGIDRRLTDVHGHVIDEIIA